Proteins encoded by one window of Bacillota bacterium:
- a CDS encoding 5-(carboxyamino)imidazole ribonucleotide synthase: MKTVFPGGRIGVLGGGQLGWMLALEARRMGYGVGVLDPVAGCPAAKGADLFLQAPLDDVEAALRLAAQVDVVTLENEFVPAALLARLEGTVPVRPSAAVLRTVQDRLLQKEFLKAAGFPQAPFAAVDDPRRLGEAVRAVDFPAVLKSRRGGYDGKGQVLVTEPGALESAWRAIGGRPAVLETLVPFRKEIAVVLARSVPGEMRAYPVAENVHVRHILHTTRVPAGVSERTRREAERMACGIAEQLGHVGVMAVEMFVLGDESVLVNEIAPRTHNSGHYTFGACVTSQFEQHLRAVCGLPLGDPALLSPAVMVNLLGDLWLEGPPRWETVLSRPNARLYLYGKEEAGVGRKMGHVLVVDADTDRALREAEEIAARLGASGASAPAGRPAAGRAEDGRDAD, encoded by the coding sequence GTGAAAACGGTGTTTCCGGGCGGCCGCATCGGGGTGCTGGGAGGCGGCCAATTAGGCTGGATGCTGGCCCTGGAAGCGAGGCGGATGGGATACGGGGTGGGCGTGCTGGACCCCGTGGCCGGTTGTCCGGCGGCGAAGGGCGCGGACTTATTCCTGCAGGCGCCCCTGGATGATGTCGAGGCCGCCCTGAGGCTGGCCGCCCAAGTGGACGTGGTGACCCTCGAAAATGAGTTCGTGCCGGCCGCGCTCCTGGCCCGGCTCGAGGGAACCGTGCCGGTCCGCCCAAGCGCCGCCGTGTTGCGTACCGTCCAGGACCGCCTGCTGCAGAAGGAGTTTCTCAAAGCGGCCGGTTTTCCCCAGGCACCCTTCGCGGCGGTTGACGATCCCCGGCGCCTTGGCGAAGCTGTCCGCGCGGTCGACTTCCCCGCCGTGCTCAAGAGCCGGCGGGGCGGCTATGATGGAAAAGGCCAGGTGCTTGTGACCGAGCCCGGCGCGCTGGAGAGCGCTTGGCGGGCCATCGGCGGCCGGCCGGCCGTGCTGGAAACGCTCGTTCCTTTCAGGAAGGAGATCGCGGTGGTTCTGGCCCGCTCCGTGCCGGGCGAGATGCGGGCCTACCCGGTGGCCGAAAACGTGCACGTGCGCCATATCCTTCACACCACCAGGGTGCCGGCCGGGGTTTCGGAGCGGACCCGCCGGGAGGCCGAACGGATGGCCTGCGGCATCGCCGAACAGCTCGGGCACGTCGGGGTGATGGCGGTCGAAATGTTCGTTTTGGGTGACGAGAGCGTGCTGGTCAATGAGATCGCTCCCCGGACGCACAACAGCGGGCACTACACTTTCGGCGCCTGCGTCACCTCTCAGTTCGAGCAGCATCTGCGGGCGGTCTGCGGTTTGCCGCTGGGCGATCCCGCGCTGCTCTCCCCCGCGGTCATGGTGAATCTGCTCGGAGACCTTTGGCTGGAGGGCCCCCCGCGTTGGGAAACGGTGTTGTCGCGCCCGAACGCCCGCCTGTACCTTTACGGCAAAGAGGAAGCAGGGGTGGGCCGAAAGATGGGGCACGTCCTGGTCGTCGATGCCGACACGGACCGCGCCTTGCGGGAGGCGGAGGAGATCGCGGCGCGGCTCGGCGCGAGCGGCGCCTCGGCCCCGGCCGGGCGGCCGGCGGCGGGGCGGGCGGAAGATGGGCGCGATGCTGATTAA
- the purE gene encoding 5-(carboxyamino)imidazole ribonucleotide mutase: MKPASDPAPVVGVIMGSRSDWETMRHASEALSELEVPHECRVVSAHRTPEFLFEYASTAEARGLRVIIAGAGGAAHLPGMTASRTTLPVLGVPVQSRALQGLDSLLSIVQMPKGVPVGTLAIGEAGAVNAALLAVSILALTDPALRERLQSRRRRETARVLEEQL, from the coding sequence ATGAAGCCCGCAAGCGATCCGGCGCCGGTAGTCGGCGTGATTATGGGCAGCCGCAGCGATTGGGAAACGATGCGGCATGCCTCCGAGGCATTGTCCGAACTGGAGGTGCCTCACGAGTGTCGCGTGGTGTCCGCGCACCGCACTCCCGAGTTCCTTTTTGAATATGCGAGTACCGCCGAAGCCCGGGGACTGCGCGTAATCATCGCCGGGGCCGGTGGAGCCGCTCACCTGCCGGGGATGACGGCCTCCCGCACCACCCTCCCGGTCCTGGGCGTACCGGTCCAATCCCGAGCCCTGCAAGGCCTCGATTCGCTTTTGTCCATCGTCCAGATGCCGAAAGGCGTTCCGGTCGGGACGCTGGCCATCGGCGAGGCCGGCGCGGTGAACGCGGCTTTGCTGGCCGTGTCCATACTGGCGCTGACCGACCCTGCTCTGCGGGAAAGGCTGCAATCCCGGAGGCGGCGGGAGACGGCCCGCGTCCTGGAGGAGCAGTTGTGA